Proteins co-encoded in one Negativicutes bacterium genomic window:
- a CDS encoding acyltransferase yields the protein MNEQAQAPPAQQKRQQYYAVDIAKFICSILVVAGHTFPLGTYSEAGDFLIIQGIARVVVPFFLLTAAYLFFSHYPSALPGSWRQAGYLWHYIERLGILFFFWSIICYSLIALAYMMNGVEGGSLQFMRSFFAIVTYPCLIVDYAKYSLIGWWQSGLSGPQLSNFIYNIVHTFNQYHLWYFPSLMLGLAIVYALLRRLRLGWVIAISAVLFLLGTPADAYYGMTIYVPPVRVWVNQYIAMFYTTRNGVFYATLFIAVGALLSWKNIPIRKEISRLIFMLSFALMIAEAQILRYYQIQRDYNFNFFAIPAAIFLLLWLKEVKLKDNPIYRWLRETSVLVYCSHGVFIFLLPVVFQLFGLSAFYSNSLIRFGSVYLVSLGFSAAVLWLEKKPHLAFLRNLH from the coding sequence TTGAACGAACAAGCGCAGGCTCCGCCTGCCCAGCAAAAGCGTCAGCAATATTACGCGGTGGATATTGCTAAATTCATCTGTTCTATCCTTGTTGTGGCAGGTCATACCTTTCCTTTGGGAACCTACAGTGAGGCAGGAGACTTTCTGATTATTCAGGGGATTGCCCGCGTGGTAGTACCTTTCTTCTTGCTAACCGCGGCTTATTTGTTCTTTTCTCATTATCCGTCGGCGCTGCCCGGGAGTTGGCGTCAGGCAGGCTATTTATGGCACTACATCGAACGTCTGGGCATCCTGTTTTTTTTCTGGAGTATAATCTGTTATAGTTTGATCGCCCTGGCTTATATGATGAATGGCGTGGAAGGCGGCTCTCTGCAATTCATGCGCAGTTTTTTTGCAATTGTCACTTATCCCTGCCTGATCGTGGACTATGCCAAATATTCTCTGATCGGTTGGTGGCAGAGCGGACTGAGCGGTCCGCAACTGTCCAATTTTATTTATAACATCGTACACACCTTCAATCAATACCATCTTTGGTATTTTCCTTCGCTGATGTTGGGGTTGGCGATTGTTTATGCATTGCTGCGCCGCTTGCGGCTTGGTTGGGTGATTGCCATCAGTGCCGTGCTGTTTTTGTTAGGCACGCCGGCAGATGCTTATTATGGCATGACAATCTATGTGCCGCCGGTGCGGGTCTGGGTCAATCAATATATCGCTATGTTCTATACGACAAGGAACGGTGTGTTTTACGCGACTCTGTTTATCGCCGTCGGCGCTTTGCTGTCCTGGAAAAATATCCCGATCAGAAAAGAGATTTCACGCCTGATTTTTATGCTCAGCTTTGCTTTGATGATTGCGGAAGCGCAAATTCTGCGCTATTATCAAATTCAGCGCGACTATAATTTTAACTTTTTCGCCATTCCGGCCGCGATTTTTCTCTTGCTCTGGCTGAAAGAAGTAAAATTAAAGGATAACCCCATCTATCGCTGGCTGCGAGAAACGAGTGTTTTGGTTTATTGCAGCCATGGTGTGTTCATTTTCCTCTTGCCGGTCGTCTTTCAGTTATTTGGTTTATCCGCATTTTACTCTAACAGCCTGATTCGTTTTGGCAGTGTTTATCTCGTGTCCCTCGGATTTTCCGCGGCGGTTTTATGGTTGGAAAAAAAGCCGCATCTCGCGTTCCTCCGCAATCTGCATTAA
- a CDS encoding esterase family protein: protein MALLHCEIYSDILQKQTQFRAILPQTGDDFPVLYLLHGLGDDSSSWTRFTQLESWADEYGIAVMMPNAERSFYTDMAFGGNYYTYIQKEFPQICESMFRIGRQREKRFIAGLSMGGYGAVKLALRAPEQYRVAGSFSGAFDIELCRTQVTGQEWQAIFGKRFITETENDVHFLLNQCEDFAALPFFHLSCGSKDAFAFSNKLFYKNMLKWKLMPELFLDEGYAHTWPYWNICIERFLRYLREESLI, encoded by the coding sequence ATGGCTCTTTTGCATTGTGAAATTTATTCCGATATTCTGCAAAAGCAAACGCAGTTCCGCGCAATTTTACCGCAAACCGGCGATGATTTTCCGGTTCTCTACCTGCTGCACGGCTTGGGAGATGACAGCAGCAGTTGGACCCGCTTCACTCAATTGGAAAGCTGGGCCGACGAATATGGCATTGCCGTGATGATGCCAAATGCCGAACGCAGTTTTTATACCGACATGGCTTTTGGCGGCAATTATTACACCTATATTCAAAAAGAATTTCCGCAAATTTGTGAGAGTATGTTCCGAATAGGCCGGCAGCGGGAAAAACGTTTTATTGCAGGGCTTTCCATGGGTGGTTACGGCGCTGTCAAATTGGCTTTGCGTGCACCAGAGCAATATCGTGTGGCCGGCAGTTTTTCCGGTGCTTTCGATATTGAATTATGCCGCACGCAAGTGACCGGCCAGGAATGGCAGGCGATTTTCGGTAAACGGTTTATCACAGAAACCGAAAATGATGTCCATTTCTTATTGAACCAATGCGAAGACTTCGCCGCCCTGCCTTTTTTCCACCTCAGCTGCGGTTCAAAAGATGCTTTTGCTTTTTCTAATAAACTTTTCTACAAAAATATGTTAAAATGGAAATTGATGCCGGAATTGTTTTTGGATGAAGGCTATGCTCATACCTGGCCATATTGGAATATTTGTATTGAACGCTTTCTGCGCTATCTGCGGGAAGAATCTTTGATTTAG
- a CDS encoding HAD family phosphatase has protein sequence MSTIQGAIFDFDGTLLDSMHFWSELDGAYLLRKSRLPKPQLSDTFKKMSMQETLQYLQTEYGIEDSQEAILAEISSMAEDAYRNQLVLKEGALQLLTHLRQQGVRMCIATANHRPLVEIALQRFGLTDFFSALITCTEIGCGKDQPEIFYQAHKILATPKAETLVFEDSLHAVITAKAAGFRVIGVYDESSREDAEAIRSLTEEYLFSLKDWKPDW, from the coding sequence GTGAGCACAATTCAAGGGGCGATTTTTGATTTTGACGGAACCTTATTGGATTCCATGCATTTTTGGAGTGAGTTGGACGGCGCCTATTTACTGCGAAAATCAAGGCTGCCAAAACCGCAGCTTTCCGACACCTTTAAGAAAATGAGCATGCAGGAAACGCTGCAGTATCTGCAGACCGAATATGGTATCGAGGATTCACAGGAAGCGATCTTAGCGGAAATCAGCAGTATGGCGGAGGACGCCTATCGCAATCAATTGGTATTAAAGGAGGGAGCGCTGCAGTTGCTGACACACTTGCGTCAGCAGGGAGTCCGAATGTGCATCGCCACGGCCAATCATCGGCCGTTGGTTGAGATTGCGCTGCAACGCTTTGGTCTCACGGATTTTTTCTCGGCGCTGATCACCTGTACGGAAATCGGCTGCGGCAAAGACCAGCCGGAAATATTCTACCAAGCTCATAAAATCCTGGCGACACCCAAAGCAGAAACCTTGGTGTTCGAGGATTCACTGCATGCGGTGATTACCGCGAAAGCAGCAGGTTTCCGCGTCATTGGCGTCTATGATGAGAGTTCCCGTGAGGATGCAGAAGCCATTCGCAGCCTAACCGAAGAATATCTGTTCTCACTCAAGGATTGGAAGCCGGATTGGTAA
- a CDS encoding RidA family protein produces MSIVSKLKELGLEIPVAAKPLAAYAPAVRVGNYVYTSGQLPVIAGKLQYVGKVGAEVAPEVAYEAAKLCAINCLAAVNTVADVEQIEKVVKVVAFVASAPDFHGQPGVANGASELMGKILAEAGVHARSAVGVAELPLNAPVEIEMIVKLKE; encoded by the coding sequence ATGAGTATTGTAAGCAAATTAAAAGAACTCGGTCTGGAAATTCCGGTTGCAGCCAAACCCCTGGCCGCTTATGCCCCTGCCGTGCGGGTTGGCAATTATGTTTATACATCCGGTCAGTTGCCGGTCATTGCCGGTAAACTGCAGTACGTCGGCAAAGTCGGCGCTGAAGTGGCGCCGGAGGTCGCTTACGAAGCAGCAAAACTCTGTGCCATCAATTGTCTGGCTGCTGTCAATACGGTAGCTGACGTCGAACAGATCGAAAAGGTCGTCAAAGTCGTCGCCTTTGTCGCCAGCGCGCCTGACTTTCACGGGCAGCCCGGCGTTGCCAACGGCGCTTCCGAATTGATGGGTAAAATTCTTGCCGAAGCCGGTGTGCATGCCCGCTCGGCGGTCGGCGTAGCAGAATTGCCGCTCAATGCTCCGGTGGAAATCGAAATGATCGTAAAATTGAAAGAGTAG